The following proteins are encoded in a genomic region of Brachypodium distachyon strain Bd21 chromosome 1, Brachypodium_distachyon_v3.0, whole genome shotgun sequence:
- the LOC106865776 gene encoding uncharacterized protein LOC106865776: MAGADESFPNGDESSGGWRNGETHMASGEADSWFPMANPEDFDIFGSSVCNGDSQRNFVEGVVDDPVDELSKEPDGGSGLCGEGGKSADTRLKVLILQQLCLMVGLKKCA; encoded by the exons atggcTGGTGCCGACGAATCGTTTCCCAATGGCGATGAGTCTAGCGGCGGCTGGAGGAACGGGGAGACTCATATGGCCAGTGGAGAAGCTGATTCGTGGTTCCCGATGGCGAACCCGGAGGATTTCGACATTTTTGG ATCAAGTGTATGCAACGGTGATTCTCAGCGGAATTTCGTGGAAGGCGTTGTTGATGATCCAGTTGATGAACTATCCAAGGAGCCGGACGGAGGTTCGGGCCTTTGCGGCGAAGGGGGAAAAAGCGCAGATACACGCCTGAAGGTTCTGATACTCCAGCAGCTATGTCTGATGGTTGGATTAAAAA AGTGCGCGTGA